Proteins encoded by one window of Leopardus geoffroyi isolate Oge1 chromosome X, O.geoffroyi_Oge1_pat1.0, whole genome shotgun sequence:
- the LOC123594207 gene encoding melanoma-associated antigen B10-like isoform X1, with protein MPRGQKSKLRAREKRHQARIEAQRAQDAQATAAEEEQPSTSSFSPSGGSAQSQDEEKPSTSRAQPNTGRYHRTPLDDKAILLVQFLLRKYNMREPITKEDMIKHVIKKHKVHFCEILRKASELMVLAFGIDLKEVDPTRHRYALISKLQRTNDDRLRGEEITPQTGLLMTVLCVIFMKGNCATEKDVWEVLNVMGIYADKKHFIYGNPKKLITEVWVQERYLLYRQVSNSNPPCREFLWGPRAYAETSKMKVLEFLAKVHDTVPSAFPSWYEEALQDEEERARARFTALVHTGALDTGPSMANFGSFSHLY; from the exons ATGCCTCGGGGGCAAAAGAGTAAGCTTCGTGCCCGTGAGAAACGCCATCAGGCCCGGATCGAGGCTCAGCGTGCCCAGGATGCTCAGGCCACTGCAGCAGAGGAAGAACAGccctccacttcctccttttctccttctggtgGTAGTGCCCAGAGC CAAGATGAGGAAAAACCAAGCACCTCTCGGGCACAACCCAACACTGGTCGTTACCATAGAACCCCTCTAGATGACAAGGCGATTCTATTGGTGCAATTCCTGCTGCGCAAGTATAACATGAGGGAGCCCATAACAAAGGAAGACATGATCAAGCATGTCATCAAAAAGCACAAGGTGCATTTCTGTGAGATCCTCAGGAAAGCCTCTGAGCTAATGGTGCTGGCCTTTGGCATTGATCTGAAGGAAGTCGACCCTACCAGGCACCGCTATGCCCTTATCAGCAAATTGCAGCGCACCAATGATGACAGGCTGAGGGGTGAGGAAATCACGCCCCAGACCGGCCTCTTGATGACCGTCCTCTGTGTGATCTTCATGAAGGGCAACTGTGCCACTGAAAAGGATGTGTGGGAAGTGCTTAATGTGATGGGGATATATGCTGATAAGAAGCACTTCATCTATGGGAATCCCAAGAAGCTCATCACTGAAGTTTGGGTGCAGGAAAGGTACCTCCTGTACCGCCAGGTGTCCAACAGCAATCCTCCATGCCGTGAGTTCCTGTGGGGTCCAAGAGCCTATGCCGAGACCAGCAAGATGAAAGTCCTTGAATTCTTGGCCAAGGTCCATGATACCGTCCCCAGTGCCTTCCCATCCTGGTATGAAGAGGCTTTGCAAGATGAGGAAGAGCGAGCCCGAGCCAGATTTACAGCTCTGGTTCATACTGGTGCCCTGGACACTGGGCCTTCCATGGCCAATTTTGGCAGCTTCTCCCACCTGTATTGA
- the LOC123594207 gene encoding melanoma-associated antigen B10-like isoform X2, with protein MPRGQKSKLRAREKRHQARIEAQRAQDAQATAAEEEQPSTSSFSPSGGSAQSQDEEKPSTSRAQPNTGRYHRTPLDDKAILLVQFLLRKYNMREPITKEDMIKHVIKKHKVHFCEILRKASELMVLAFGIDLKEVDPTRHRYALISKLQRTNDDRLRGEEITPQTGLLMTVLCVIFMKGNCATEKDVWEVLNVMGIYADKKHFIYGNPKKLITEVWVQERYLLYRQVSNSNPPCREFLWGPRAYAETSKMKVLEFLAKVHDTVPSAFPSWYEEALQDEEERARARFTALVHTGALDTGPSMANFGSFSHLY; from the exons ATGCCTCGGGGGCAAAAGAGTAAGCTTCGTGCCCGTGAGAAACGCCATCAGGCCCGGATCGAGGCTCAGCGTGCCCAGGATGCTCAGGCCACTGCAGCAGAGGAAGAACAGccctccacttcctccttttctccttctggtgGTAGTGCCC AGAGCCAAGATGAGGAAAAACCAAGCACCTCTCGGGCACAACCCAACACTGGTCGTTACCATAGAACCCCTCTAGATGACAAGGCGATTCTATTGGTGCAATTCCTGCTGCGCAAGTATAACATGAGGGAGCCCATAACAAAGGAAGACATGATCAAGCATGTCATCAAAAAGCACAAGGTGCATTTCTGTGAGATCCTCAGGAAAGCCTCTGAGCTAATGGTGCTGGCCTTTGGCATTGATCTGAAGGAAGTCGACCCTACCAGGCACCGCTATGCCCTTATCAGCAAATTGCAGCGCACCAATGATGACAGGCTGAGGGGTGAGGAAATCACGCCCCAGACCGGCCTCTTGATGACCGTCCTCTGTGTGATCTTCATGAAGGGCAACTGTGCCACTGAAAAGGATGTGTGGGAAGTGCTTAATGTGATGGGGATATATGCTGATAAGAAGCACTTCATCTATGGGAATCCCAAGAAGCTCATCACTGAAGTTTGGGTGCAGGAAAGGTACCTCCTGTACCGCCAGGTGTCCAACAGCAATCCTCCATGCCGTGAGTTCCTGTGGGGTCCAAGAGCCTATGCCGAGACCAGCAAGATGAAAGTCCTTGAATTCTTGGCCAAGGTCCATGATACCGTCCCCAGTGCCTTCCCATCCTGGTATGAAGAGGCTTTGCAAGATGAGGAAGAGCGAGCCCGAGCCAGATTTACAGCTCTGGTTCATACTGGTGCCCTGGACACTGGGCCTTCCATGGCCAATTTTGGCAGCTTCTCCCACCTGTATTGA